The Hymenobacter sp. DG25A nucleotide sequence GCTACTCTCCGACCAGAGCGACCTGCGGGCTGCCAGCAACCACGGCTATTTTGTGCGCCTGGGCGGCACCCCCGATGAGGTAAGCCTGTTCCGCAAAGATGCCTCCACCAGCGCCGCCTACGTCATAAACGGTCGGGACCAATCTCTGAACTCCAGTACCAATAATCTGGTGCGCGTGCGGGTAACCCGCGCCGCCGATGATACCTGGACCCTGGAAACCGACCTGACCGGTACTGGCCAGAGCTACACCACCGAAGGCACGGCCACCGATGCTACCTACCACGCCAGCAACTACCTGGGCATTGCCCTCACGTATTCCTCGGCCAACAGCCGCAGTTTTTACTTCGATGATTTTCGCGTCAGCGACCAGCAGGCTCCCCAGCCGCTGACCGTCACGCCCACGGCAGCGCGGCAACTGGATGTGCAGTTCTCCGAAGCCGTAATCGAAGCCCAACTGGCATCCAACTACCAACTAAAAAATAGCACACCCGCCATAAGCGCCGCCCGGCGCGACGCCTCTGATAACACCCTGGTGCACCTGACCCTGGCTGCCGACCTGCCGCTGGGAGCCAACACCCTGACCGTGCAGCAGGTAGCCGACCTGTTTGGCAATACCCTGACCACACCCGCGCAGGTAGACTTCGTAAACAGTGGCTTTGCCGTGCAGCCCGGTGTAAATCAGGTGCTCATTACCGAAATTCTGGCCGATGAATCGCCCGTGGTTGGTTTGCCGGCCTCGGAGTATCTGGAGATTTTCAACCCCACCACCCAAGTCATCAGCCTGGCCGGGTTGCGGTTGCTGAAGCTGGGTAGCAGCACGGCGGCCGTATTTCCGGCCGGCGCTTCCCTGCAGCCCGGCGAGTATGCCGTGGTGTGCAGCAGCACCCGCGGGAGCTTGTTTGCCAGCGCCGGAAAAGTATTTGCCCTGAGCAATTTCCCCAGCCTCAACAACAGCGGCGACGAGTTGGTACTGCGCGCCCGCGACGGCAAAACCCTGTTCTCGGTCAGCTATTCGGATACCTGGTACAAAGATGCCGTGAAGAAAGAGGGCGGTTGGGCGCTGGAAATGGTAGATACTACCAACCCCTGCGCCGGCATAGAAAACTGGACGGCCAGCACCGATGCCAGCGGCGGCACCCCCGGCAAAGCCAACTCCGTGCAGGCGACCAACGGCGACCATATTGCTCCGGTCCTGCAGAAAGCGGTGGCCATTAATGCCACCACCGTACGGCTCTACTTCGCTGAAAAGCTTGACAGCGTGGCCGCCGCCAATCCGGTACTGTACACCCTGCCCGGTGGGCCAGCGGTAACCCGGGCAGTAGTGGCTTCGCCCGGTTTTCAGACGGTTGATCTGGAGCTGGCCACGGCGCTGCAGCCCAGCCAAAAGGTAACGGTACAGGTGCAAAACGCCACCGACTGCGTGGGTAATGCCGCCGGCCCGGCTACCTCCGCCACTTTTGCTTTGCCCTCGGTAGCGGAGGCAGGTGATATAGTGGTCAACGAAATCCTGTTTAACCCCCGCACCGGCGGTGTTGATTTTGTGGAGCTGCTGAACCGTTCGGGCAAGTACCTGGACCTGCAGGGCGCACAGCTGGGCAATATCAAGGCCGATGGAAGTGTAGATACCGAAACCATCAGCGCCGATACCTACGTGGTAGCCCCCGGCCAGCTGCTGGTGCTCACCACCCGCCCCGACATAGTGCGGGCACAATATCCCACCAACGACCCGGCTGCTTTCCTGACAATGTCGAGCCTGCCGTCTTTCCCCGATGATGCCGGCCAGGTGGTAGTGAAAACCGCGCAGGGCCTGGTGCTGGACCAGGTAGCATTCAGCGCCAAGCAGCATCTGGCGGTGCTTTCTGATGTAAACGGGGTATCGTTGGAGCGTATCCGGCCGGAAGGGCCCAGCACAGCTGCTAACTTCCATTCTGCCGCTGGCAGCGTGGGGTATGCCACGCCCGGGCGCCGCAACTCGCAGTTTCAGGAAGACCCCAACGGCAGCAAGATCTTCACCCTGGAGCCGGAAATCTTCACCCCCGATGGCGACGGCCAACAGGACTTCACCACGCTCAACTACGCCCTCAATGAGCCCGGCAACCTGGCCAGCGTAACTATCTATGACGCCCAGGGCCGGTTGGTGCGCCGCTTGGTGCGCAATGAAACCCTGGCTACCAAGGGCTTTGTACAGTGGGATGGCCTCACGGATCAGGGCCGCAAAGCCTCCGTGGGGTATTACCTGCTGCACATTCAGCTGCTGCAGCCCAAGGGTGGCACGAAGCGCGAGTATAAGCGCACCGTGGTAGTAGGCGCTCGTCTGTAACTAAACTTCCTGCGCCCTACACGCAAAAGGAGCAGGGCTACCCAGCCCTGCTCCTTTTGCGTGTAGGCTATTCAACAGCTATACCTGGCAAGATTAACAATCGTCTCATCATCCTAAAAAGGCACTGTAACCTTCACACTCAGGTTGCGGCCCATATTATAAATTCCGCTACGGCCGTTGGGCGAGGCTGTGTAGTACTCAAAGTACTTTAACCGATTCAGGTGTGACTGATAACTAGTATTGAACACATTGTCGAGCTGCACGAACAGCTGGCACCACTCGCGCTGCTGCGGTCCGGCGGTGAGGGTGGTGCCTGCGCCCAGGCCCAGCAGGGCATAACCAGCTGTGCGGGTTTCGGTATTGTCCAGGGCATAGAAGCGGCTTTGCGCGGCATTATAATCCAATACAGCCCTCACATAGCACTGCGTAAGTGCCCCTACCGCCTGCGCACTGGTAAAGCGCACTTCAGAGCGGGTACGCAGCGGCGGAATAAACGGCAGGTACTTGGCCGCCGCGCCGTTGGCTTCCAGTAGTGCGGGCTCTTTGTTGAGGCCTGTTACATAGGACAGGCTATTATTGAGTTCCAGGCCCGGCACACCCTGCGGATGCAGGTTTACCGTAGCTTCTGCCCCATATAACTGCGCCCGGCCCTGCTGGTACTGGTAGGTAACGTTACCCGGCACAATAACGACCGGCTGGCCGTCGGGTCCGTTCAGGCGGGCCTGGTAGATATAGTTCTCAATATGGTTGTTGAACACGCTCACACTTACCTCAGCATCGCGCAGGTAGGCGCTCAAGCCGATGTCTTCCTGCAGGCTGAACTCCGGCCGAAAGCTGCGGTTGCCCAGATATACAATGTGGGCTCCGGGGTCGAGTCCGTTGGACCCCACTTCCGTGATATTGGGTGCCCGGTAGCCCCGCGCCACATTGGCGCGCAGCAGGAGCTTATCTGATAGATTATACAACGCCCCCACACTGGCCGAAAGGCCCCGGTAGCGGGTGCGGAAAGCTGCAAATTGGGGAGGCAGGCCGCCCGCAGTTGTGGCGCTGCCCTTGCGGGCAAAGCCGGTGGCGGGGTTGGTTTCCACGAAGAAGTCTGGCCATTGCAGCGTGCGGGTATCATAACGCAGCCCGCTGGAAAGGTCCAGCTTGCCGAAGCTTCGTTTCAGAAATACATAGCCGCCCACGTCAAAGAGGGTATAATCCGGAATCGGGAAGTCCGTGGCATCCCGGTTGGTATTGTCCTGATACATGCCGTTCAGCCCCAGGGTGGCTTCTATTTCCTGCCAGGCGGGAGCCGCGTAGCGCACGTCGTAATTATACGTGGTGAGGGCAACAGACAAACCGGCCTGTTGCGGGGCAGTGGGGTGGTTGTACTCACGGCGCAGGTTTTGCTGCACGCCTACCAGCGCATTTATCTCACCGGTGCCTACCCGTACGCGGGTGCGGTTGAGTAGCCGGTAGTGCTGAATATGCTGGTGCAGCGGGTTGATGCGGTAGGTAGCCAGCTCATTGGAAGGGACTACCGGGCGGTTTTTGATGTTGTCCTGACTTCCGTCGAAAATCTGCCGGGTAAAGCGGCGCGTCAGCGAATCGCGGCTGCCGTCGGGGATTTCCTGAAGGTTGTTGTAGAGTGTGGCGTAGAGGTGGGAGGAGCCCCAGGCTTTTTCCAGGCCAGCCATAGTGGTCAGGTTCAGCTCCCGGTAGGCAGTGCCATACACGCGGCCATCCAGGGCGTTGCGGTACGCCTGCGCCAGCCGGTAGGAGCCCCGCGTGGCAAACTGCCAGCCGCGCTGGTTGTAGTTTAGCCCCAGAGAGGTGCCTATGAGGTTGTTATTCGTCTGATACTCGGTGAGGGCCTCCCCCTGCAGCTTGCCCGCCCGGCCGTTGGGCAGGCGCGGGAGCATGTTTATCACACCGGCTACAGCGTCGGAGCCATAAATCAGGCTGGCCGGCCCCTTCACTACTTCAATCCGGTCAATATCATACTGGTCAATTTCGATGCCGTGCTCATCGCCCCACTGCTGGCCTTCCTGCCGCAGACCATTGTAGAGCGTCAGCACCCGGTTGTAACCCAACCCACGGATAAAAGGCTTGGAGATATTGGGCCCCGTGGTTACGGCATTCAGACCCGGCACCCCTTTCACGGCCGCGTCAATTATGTTGCCGTTGTTATTCAGATTGATTTCACGACGGTTCAGAACGGCCACGGGCACCGGGCTTTTCCGGAGTTCGGTGGCCCGCGAAACGCCCGTTACCACTACTTCCTGCAAGCTGGTGGCTGTAGTCTGCAGCACGATGTTCACTGTGGTTACCTGGTCAGGCCGGATGGTGGTCGTCACTTTTCGGGTAGTATAGCCCAGAAAGGAAAACACCAACTCATAAGTCCCCGGCGCCGCCCGTAGCGCATACTCGCCGGCGCGGTTAGTGTTGGTGCCTGTACTAGTGCCCACCAACGCCACACTCACCAGCTCCAGCGGCCGGCCGGCAGCGGTTACACGGCCCTGTACTGTGCCGGTTTGAGCAGCAGCCTCAAAGGAGAAGCCGAGCAGAAGGCTAAAAGTCAGCGCCAGGATCAAACGCAGAGTAGATGGTTTATTCATGGCTTTTTAAGCTGCGTTTAAAATTATTTTTAGACTTGTCTAAAAGTATTGCCGCAAAAAAGCGCAACGCCTTTGCAGGTCGTTGCGCTCAGTAGGCTAGCCCCAGAATGTTTGAACCAGCAGATACACGTTCAGCAGCACAATAATGCCGGAGACAATCCAGGCCGTGATTTGCACCATGGGGCGGTTAACGAAAATGCCCATTTTGGCCTTGCTGCCCGTGAACAGCACCAGCGGAATAACGGCAAAGCTGAGCTGGAAGGAGAGAATAACCTGGCTAAGGACCAGCAGCTCGCCGGTACCTTTCTCCCCGTACATCAGCGTAACTACCAGGGCCGGCACCACCGCAATGCTGCGGGTAATGAGGCGGCGCATCCAGGGTTTCAACCGCAGATCCAGGAAGCCTTCCATTACAATCTGGCCGGCCAGGGTACCCGTTAGGGTAGAGTTCTGGCCCGAGGCCAGCAGGGCTACCGCAAACACAATGCTGGCGGCCCCGGCGCCCAATACCGGCGCCAGCAGCTTGTGGGCTTCGTTGATATCGGCTACGTTCTGCCGGCCCGAACTGTGAAAGGCCGCGGCCGCCATAATCAGGATAGCGGCATTCACGAAAAAGGCCAGAAACAGCGCCAGCGTGGAGTCAATGGTAGAAAACTTGATGGCCATGCGCTTGCCTTCGTCGGTCTGCTCAATGGCCCGCGTCTGCACAATGCTGGAGTGCAGGTACAGGTTGTGCGGCATTACGGTAGCGCCCAGAATACCAATGGCCACGTACAGCATTTGCGGGTTGGTCACAATTTCCGGCCGGGGCACCAGGCCCTGTATCAGGGCAAAGTAGTCGGGGTGGGAAACAATGATTTCGTAGACGAAGCAGCCGAAGATCAGCACAATCAGGCCCCCGATAATGCTTTCCAGCACCCGGAACCCGCGGCTTTGCAGCATCAGTACCACCAGCACATCCAGTATAGTCAGCACCACGCCCCAGGCCAGGGGCAGGCCAAACAGCAGATTCAGGGCAATAGCGGAACCGATGACCTCGGCCAGGTCGCAGGCGGCAATGGCAATTTCGCAGAACACCCACAGCACCATGGCCACGGGTTTGGAGTAATGGTCTCGGCAGGCCTGGGCCAGGTCGCGGCCGGTTACAATGCCGAGCTTGGCTGCCAGGTGCTGAAGCAGCATGGCAAACAGGTTCGAAATCAGAATAACGGAAAGCAGCGTATAGCCGTAACGGGAGCCGCCGGCCAGGTCCGTAGCCCAGTTGCCGGGGTCCATGTAGCCCACGGCCACCATGAGGCCCGGGCCCCAGAAAGCCAGGAGCTTGCGCCAGAACGAGGCGCTGGCCGGCGGCACTTTAATGGTGGCAAATACCTCCACCAGGGAAGGCACACGCCGGGCCCTTCGCCACCCGGCCGGGGGCGCATCCTGAGGCGGAGCGGGTGGAAGAGTAGTCACGGGCATTTTAGCAGAGGAACAAGTTTCCACAAAGAACGGCTTTTTTAGGTCTATCTAAAAATATTTTTAAGCCGGTGTAAATACTCTGATTTCAGCAAAATGTTTTAGGGCCCGGGTTTCTTTCCGGACTTTTGTGCTGCATCTCTCTTTTCCTGCTCTATGTTGTCGTCGGTTAAATTGCGGTTTGGTCTTCTCTCCCTGGTGGTGAGCCTGGTGCTGGTGGGGGTGAAGTTCTACGCCTACTTCCTGACCCGCTCGCAGGCCGTACTGACCGATGCGCTGGAGTCCATCATAAATGTGGCTACCAGTGGCTTTGCGCTTTATAGCATCTACCTGGCCAGTCTGCCCAAAGACGAAAACCACCCCTACGGCCACGGCAAGATTGAATATCTGTCTATTGGCTTTGAAGGGGCGCTGATTTTATCGGCCGGCTTCTACATTTTCCATTCGGCCATTCAGAGCCTGATGCACCCGCACACCCTGGCCCGACCCGACTGGGGCATGGCGCTACTGAGCTTCACGGCCGTGGTGAACCTGGGCGTGGGCTTCTTGCTGATTCGGGCCGGAAAGAAGCACCATTCGGTGGCCTTAATTGGCGATGGGCAGCATCTGTACCTTGACTCCGTGAGTACCCTGGTTTCGGTGGTAGCCCTGCTGCTGGTAGTGCTCACTGATAATGTCCTTTTCGACTCCATTGCGGCCCTGATCCTGGGCGTCATCATTGTGGTGAACGGCTACCGCATGGTGCGCCGCTCGGTATCGGGCCTGATGGATGAGTCGGATGTGACGACGGTGGAGCAGGTTATTTCCGAGCTCAGCGCGCACCGGCAGCCCGCCTGGATAGATGTACACAACCTCCGGGTGCTGCGCTACGGCTCCAACCTGCACATCGACTGCCACTTCACGCTGCCCTACTACTTCAGCCTGGAAGAAACCCACACCGAGCTGCATAACATTGAGCAGGTGGTGCGCAGCCGCTTTGATGTGGAAGTGGAAATGTTTGTGCACCCC carries:
- a CDS encoding TonB-dependent receptor, giving the protein MNKPSTLRLILALTFSLLLGFSFEAAAQTGTVQGRVTAAGRPLELVSVALVGTSTGTNTNRAGEYALRAAPGTYELVFSFLGYTTRKVTTTIRPDQVTTVNIVLQTTATSLQEVVVTGVSRATELRKSPVPVAVLNRREINLNNNGNIIDAAVKGVPGLNAVTTGPNISKPFIRGLGYNRVLTLYNGLRQEGQQWGDEHGIEIDQYDIDRIEVVKGPASLIYGSDAVAGVINMLPRLPNGRAGKLQGEALTEYQTNNNLIGTSLGLNYNQRGWQFATRGSYRLAQAYRNALDGRVYGTAYRELNLTTMAGLEKAWGSSHLYATLYNNLQEIPDGSRDSLTRRFTRQIFDGSQDNIKNRPVVPSNELATYRINPLHQHIQHYRLLNRTRVRVGTGEINALVGVQQNLRREYNHPTAPQQAGLSVALTTYNYDVRYAAPAWQEIEATLGLNGMYQDNTNRDATDFPIPDYTLFDVGGYVFLKRSFGKLDLSSGLRYDTRTLQWPDFFVETNPATGFARKGSATTAGGLPPQFAAFRTRYRGLSASVGALYNLSDKLLLRANVARGYRAPNITEVGSNGLDPGAHIVYLGNRSFRPEFSLQEDIGLSAYLRDAEVSVSVFNNHIENYIYQARLNGPDGQPVVIVPGNVTYQYQQGRAQLYGAEATVNLHPQGVPGLELNNSLSYVTGLNKEPALLEANGAAAKYLPFIPPLRTRSEVRFTSAQAVGALTQCYVRAVLDYNAAQSRFYALDNTETRTAGYALLGLGAGTTLTAGPQQREWCQLFVQLDNVFNTSYQSHLNRLKYFEYYTASPNGRSGIYNMGRNLSVKVTVPF
- a CDS encoding lamin tail domain-containing protein, with amino-acid sequence MNHVSCALAPRFAHIPLLSCLLLFLIGAALPAQAQLSDSFADGNFIENPAWTGDAASFEVNTALQLQSNGPAVTGTSLQLVTPSVAASGTTWEFYANLKLATSSGNLADVWLLSDQSDLRAASNHGYFVRLGGTPDEVSLFRKDASTSAAYVINGRDQSLNSSTNNLVRVRVTRAADDTWTLETDLTGTGQSYTTEGTATDATYHASNYLGIALTYSSANSRSFYFDDFRVSDQQAPQPLTVTPTAARQLDVQFSEAVIEAQLASNYQLKNSTPAISAARRDASDNTLVHLTLAADLPLGANTLTVQQVADLFGNTLTTPAQVDFVNSGFAVQPGVNQVLITEILADESPVVGLPASEYLEIFNPTTQVISLAGLRLLKLGSSTAAVFPAGASLQPGEYAVVCSSTRGSLFASAGKVFALSNFPSLNNSGDELVLRARDGKTLFSVSYSDTWYKDAVKKEGGWALEMVDTTNPCAGIENWTASTDASGGTPGKANSVQATNGDHIAPVLQKAVAINATTVRLYFAEKLDSVAAANPVLYTLPGGPAVTRAVVASPGFQTVDLELATALQPSQKVTVQVQNATDCVGNAAGPATSATFALPSVAEAGDIVVNEILFNPRTGGVDFVELLNRSGKYLDLQGAQLGNIKADGSVDTETISADTYVVAPGQLLVLTTRPDIVRAQYPTNDPAAFLTMSSLPSFPDDAGQVVVKTAQGLVLDQVAFSAKQHLAVLSDVNGVSLERIRPEGPSTAANFHSAAGSVGYATPGRRNSQFQEDPNGSKIFTLEPEIFTPDGDGQQDFTTLNYALNEPGNLASVTIYDAQGRLVRRLVRNETLATKGFVQWDGLTDQGRKASVGYYLLHIQLLQPKGGTKREYKRTVVVGARL
- a CDS encoding Nramp family divalent metal transporter, translated to MTTLPPAPPQDAPPAGWRRARRVPSLVEVFATIKVPPASASFWRKLLAFWGPGLMVAVGYMDPGNWATDLAGGSRYGYTLLSVILISNLFAMLLQHLAAKLGIVTGRDLAQACRDHYSKPVAMVLWVFCEIAIAACDLAEVIGSAIALNLLFGLPLAWGVVLTILDVLVVLMLQSRGFRVLESIIGGLIVLIFGCFVYEIIVSHPDYFALIQGLVPRPEIVTNPQMLYVAIGILGATVMPHNLYLHSSIVQTRAIEQTDEGKRMAIKFSTIDSTLALFLAFFVNAAILIMAAAAFHSSGRQNVADINEAHKLLAPVLGAGAASIVFAVALLASGQNSTLTGTLAGQIVMEGFLDLRLKPWMRRLITRSIAVVPALVVTLMYGEKGTGELLVLSQVILSFQLSFAVIPLVLFTGSKAKMGIFVNRPMVQITAWIVSGIIVLLNVYLLVQTFWG
- a CDS encoding cation diffusion facilitator family transporter, giving the protein MLSSVKLRFGLLSLVVSLVLVGVKFYAYFLTRSQAVLTDALESIINVATSGFALYSIYLASLPKDENHPYGHGKIEYLSIGFEGALILSAGFYIFHSAIQSLMHPHTLARPDWGMALLSFTAVVNLGVGFLLIRAGKKHHSVALIGDGQHLYLDSVSTLVSVVALLLVVLTDNVLFDSIAALILGVIIVVNGYRMVRRSVSGLMDESDVTTVEQVISELSAHRQPAWIDVHNLRVLRYGSNLHIDCHFTLPYYFSLEETHTELHNIEQVVRSRFDVEVEMFVHPDPCTFAACSHCRMPDCPVRQHAFDREIPWVISNVVKNERHRLEQEAS